A region from the Rhodothermales bacterium genome encodes:
- a CDS encoding GTP-binding protein translates to MAKETFLRNKPHVNVGTIGHVDHGKTTLTAAITKVLADRVGGGIVVRSF, encoded by the coding sequence GACGTTTCTACGCAACAAGCCTCACGTGAACGTGGGGACGATCGGACACGTGGATCACGGGAAGACGACGTTGACGGCGGCGATCACGAAGGTGCTGGCCGATCGTGTAGGCGGCGGCATCGTGGTACGCTCGTTT